The Weissella confusa DNA window GGTGCAAAGAAGTGGAATAAGACGGGGGCAGTTGGTGCGCAACACTACGAGCACATTAAGCACCGTAAGATTACGGACTATCAAGCCTTGTTTGACGAATGGCACGCAGAGGGATATACGATTTATGCTGTTGATAACACACCAGGTTATGAACTACATAATGTCTTCGAGACGGAATTCCCTGAGAAGAGTGTTTTCTTGTTTGGTGAGGAACAAATTGGCTTGGCCGATGAATTGATTCAAGCCGCGGATAAAATGATTTATATTCCACAGACCGGATCAGTGCGCTCACTTAACGTGTCAGTGGCGCACGGTATCATTGCAGCGCTTTATACTGCACAACACCCAGTACCTGAAAACTAACCCATATAAAGGTGTCGATTGTTGAAGTCGGCACTTTTTTAGTATCTTTGATAGACTTATTCGTAGATACTAAATATGGGGGACGTTATGAAACCAGCAGAAGAAGCGTATTGGAATCAATTCAAGGAAGAACACAACCTACCAAATGCAGTATTTGGCAGTGCTGGGTCGTTTGGTACATCACCAAGCCAAGCGGATGAACTTGCACAACTAACACTTGCTGGAGAAAAGACTGCGACAGCTAGTGCATACGAGTTGTATCAATTAGAAGGGGAACAAATCCCAACAGCTAATTCTTGTTACGATATTCTATTGGATGGGAGTGGCAATCCAGTAGCTGTGCTATGCACAAAGGAAGTATCTGTGGTGCCTTATCATCAAGTAGGCAGTGACCATGCCTATGCAGAAGGTGAAGGCGATAAGTCACTTGAAACTTGGCGTCGCACGCACGGAGAATTTTTCCAACGTGAATTTGCAGAGGTCGGTGAAATTGTCGATTTCAGCCGTTTGCACGTTGTATTGGAAAAATTTGAAGTTGTTTATGCGTTGCCATTAGCAGCTTAACTATGAAATAAAAAAAGTGATCACAGGCGTAATGCTGTGATCACTTTTTATTTTGGGGCCACCTCAACTTCCAATACCGTCTTTAAACGGTCTGGGGCGATACGTCGGGCGTCGTTTAGATAGTATTCAGTATGGTTCTGAGAAGTACGAACCAGCTGATGCTGGTTTAGAAACATCTCAATATGATCAAATGATATTTGCTCGTCATCATAAGGACCAACGTGTAGCATTTGAACCACGCGTTTCTCAGGTAACGTGACAATATCAACTTTATCAATCAGCTTAGATTTACCCGCTGCTTTAGCGTCTAAAAGCATCTTTTCAGCAAGTGCGATGGGCACAAAGTCTGGAATCAGCATGCGTAGTCTAAAGACAAAGTCGTCTTTGGTCCAGGCCCCTCGATCAACAGCGACGCGACTGATTGTCCAATCGCCTAGTAGAGGTGGGACTGTGTAATCAGTATAGATGCCATGAAGAGATGAGTCTGCTTTCTTGAAGGCCATCTTGGTCGGATACGCAACACTGTATAAGGCTGCAATGTAATCAGGAAACAATGCATCGTTGGGATTGCCTGTGCCGTGAATTTCAAAATAAGAATGGCTAGGTACCACGACTTGCTTAGGACGCTTGGTTGAATTGAACTCAACCGCGGCCATTTTCTTAAAATCGTATTTCATAAGATTAACCCATAATAAAATCGTAAATCTGATTCTTAGCGGCCAAGTTACGCGTCAGTGGCCAAATTGGATAGGCGTGTGGTAACCCAGTGCCTTCGATATAGGTCACACTGTCAGCGAACTTTTTGGCGAAAATGCGGTTATCTGGATTTGTTAAGTCACGTGTACCACTGATTAAAAGAATCTTTTGGTGATCAAAGTTACCGTTGATAGGTGAGACGATCGGTTCAACGATATCGTGTGAACCACGGATGGCTTCTATCAAGTCAGGCATGGCGTTTAATGACAAAACGGGATCGTGTTTTGCGGCGTCTTCAATATCCGGATTAGCTAGTGTCATATCAACCATTGGACTGATGGCAACAATGCGCTTGATAGGGAATGCCTCCATTAGTTGGACATAACCAAGCGCAATCTGAGCACCGGCGGAATCACCAACCAAGACAATGTCACAATCATCGTAAGTGTGACGTAAACGCCAAATGGCTTGATGCACACGTTCGTAAATTTCATCCAGTGTTGCATGTGGTACTAGTGGGTAATCCAACACAGCACATGGGATATTTGTATTACGTACTAAATCACCAATGAAATGCCAGTGGTAGGCAGTTATTGGTTCAATAAAGCCACCGCCATGTAAGTACAACATGATGGTAGTGGGTTTGTGTAAATTAAAATCCTTAGGGACTAGAATCTCCATGTACTCTTCAGATACAACTTCGAATTCATGACGCAATTTCGCACTAGGCTCAGCGGCTGTGGCAGGCTTGCTTGCTAACTCTTCCCACAGTTCCTTACCAGAAAGTTGCCAGACGTGATTAAGCCCAAGAATACGGCTACCAAATACAAAAAGTTGACGATACATAGACTTTCCTCCTTTCGAGTGAGTTCTCAGTATCGCTATTGTAGCAAGTGGACATGATGAAATTGCGTAAAAAAATACCCCAGTAAGTGAATACTGGGGTAGAAGACTATAGTAGTAATTCGAATTCAAGGTTATTGTATTGGTCACGTTCGCGGATTTGGCGGTAACCAAACTCTTGTTCCTCACGAACAAGCAGATCAGTGTGCCAAGTAATCTTGTCAGCGAAGTTCGCAAACATCTCTTCCTTAAGTTGGTTCACTAGGGATAGGAACTTGGTAGCTTCGTCAGCAGTCATTGATGCGTATAGGCGCTCGTCGTTACCGTACTTCTTTGAGTTACGCTTCAACATGACGTTCATCACTTGACGTGTGTAGGCAGGGTTGCGGTTCAAACGGACGCTAACGTTAATGTGGTTGTAGTGGAAGTCACGGCTGTATTGTAGCAACATTGCTAGAAACTCAGCAGCATCCACCTTTTCGGGTTTGTTTGCCATGTATTTTTGATTCCTTAATCTGTTTTATTACTGTCTACTAGTATAGCACGACTTAAAATTGAACTGAGAAAATGTTTCTGTTGAACAAAGGGGTTGCACTGATTTAATAAAAGGGGTAATATATTCAAGTTGTCTTTTGAAGAAAGCAACGCCAAAAAGATGTTCAACAAAGTTGTTGACATTTAGTAAAACGTTCTGTATTATATATTAAGTCGTCTCAGGGATATGAATTATCTATGAACGACGTATGAAAATTGATTGGAATTAGTTGTTGACATTTCATTCTTTCTTCTGTAATATAGATTAAGTCGTCAAGGCGACGACGTAGGTCATTGAAAACTGAATATCGTTTCGATGAAACAAATGTGTAGGGTCATCAAGCTAAGCTTGATGCAAAAACATTTGCGAAGTCAATTCGCTAGTAAATTCGTTTAACTTCTGTTAAACAACAAAAATTGAGTTATACTCAAACTTCAAATTGAGAGTTTGATCCTGGCTCAGGATGAACGCTGGCGGCGTGCCTAATACATGCAAGTCGAACGCTTTGTGGTTCAACTGATTTGAAGAGCTTGCTCAGATATGACGATGGACATTGCAAAGAGTGGCGAACGGGTGAGTAACACGTGGGAAACCTACCTCTTAGCAGGGGATAACATTTGGAAACAGATGCTAATACCGTATAACAATGACAACCGCATGGTTGTTATTTAAAAGATGGTTCTGCTATCACTAAGAGATGGTCCCGCGGTGCATTAGCTAGTTGGTAAGGTAATGGCTTACCAAGGCGATGATGCATAGCCGAGTTGAGAGACTGATCGGCCACAATGGGACTGAGACACGGCCCATACTCCTACGGGAGGCAGCAGTAGGGAATCTTCCACAATGGGCGAAAGCCTGATGGAGCAACGCCGCGTGTGTGATGAAGGGTTTCGGCTCGTAAAACACTGTTGTAAGAGAAGAATGACATTGAGAGTAACTGTTCAATGTGTGACGGTATCTTACCAGAAAGGAACGGCTAAATACGTGCCAGCAGCCGCGGTAATACGTATGTTCCAAGCGTTATCCGGATTTATTGGGCGTAAAGCGAGCGCAGACGGTTATTTAAGTCTGAAGTGAAAGCCCTCAGCTCAACTGAGGAATTGCTTTGGAAACTGGATGACTTGAGTGCAGTAGAGGAAAGTGGAACTCCATGTGTAGCGGTGAAATGCGTAGATATATGGAAGAACACCAGTGGCGAAGGCGGCTTTCTGGACTGTAACTGACGTTGAGGCTCGAAAGTGTGGGTAGCAAACAGGATTAGATACCCTGGTAGTCCACACCGTAAACGATGAGTGCTAGGTGTTTGAGGGTTTCCGCCCTTAAGTGCCGCAGCTAACGCATTAAGCACTCCGCCTGGGGAGTACGACCGCAAGGTTGAAACTCAAAGGAATTGACGGGGACCCGCACAAGCGGTGGAGCATGTGGTTTAATTCGAAGCAACGCGAAGAACCTTACCAGGTCTTGACATCCCTTGACAACTCCAGAGATGGAGCGTTCCCTTCGGGGACAAGGTGACAGGTGGTGCATGGTTGTCGTCAGCTCGTGTCGTGAGATGTTGGGTTAAGTCCCGCAACGAGCGCAACCCTTATTACTAGTTGCCAGCATTCAGTTGGGCACTCTAGTGAGACTGCCGGTGACAAACCGGAGGAAGGTGGGGATGACGTCAAATCATCATGCCCCTTATGACCTGGGCTACACACGTGCTACAATGGCGTATACAACGAGTTGCCAACCCGCGAGGGTGAGCTAATCTCTTAAAGTACGTCTCAGTTCGGATTGTAGGCTGCAACTCGCCTACATGAAGTCGGAATCGCTAGTAATCGCGGATCAGCACGCCGCGGTGAATACGTTCCCGGGTCTTGTACACACCGCCCGTCACACCATGAGAGTTTGTAACACCCAAAGCCGGTGGGGTAACCTTCGGGAGCCAGCCGTCTAAGGTGGGACAGATGATTAGGGTGAAGTCGTAACAAGGTAGCCGTAGGAGAACCTGCGGCTGGATCACCTCCTTTCTAAGGAAAATCGGAAACCTACACATTCACGAAACGATATTCAGTTTTGAGTGATTTACACTCAAACTTAGTTCTTTGAAAACTGAATCATAATTGTAAATTTTTAAATTCATTTAATATTGTTAATCAATATAAATTGAGCCGAAAAAATACACCGCGTAATTTTTTGAGTTTTTTAAATTAGTTTAAAATCGCTTGTGGCCTTGAGCCACATACTCAAACTTATATCATCAACGTCAGTTGATAGGTTAAGTTATTAAGGGCGCATGGTGGATGCCTTGGCACTAGGAGCCGATGAAGGACGGGACTAACACCGATATGCTTCGGGGAGCTGTAAGTAAGCTTTGATCCGGAGATTTCCGAATGGGGGAACCCAACTTGTTATGCAAGTTATCACCTAATGAATATATAGTTAGGTTGAAGGTAGACGTTGTGAACTGAAACATCTCATTAGCAACAGGAATAGAAAGAAAAATCGATACCGTCAGTAGCGGCGAGCGAAATCGGTAGAGCCCAAACCAAAGTGCTTGCACTTTGGGGTTGTAGGACTGACATTGTGGAGTTACAAAGTTAACATTTAGCAGAATCAGCTGGGAAGCTGAGCGAGACAGGGTGATAGCCCCGTATGCGAAAAGTGTTGACCTCCCGTCAGGATCCTGAGTACGGCCGGACACGTGAAATCCGGTCGGAATCCGCGAGGACCATCTCGCAAGGCTAAATACTCCCTAGTGACCGATAGTGAACCAGTACCGTGAGGGAAAGGTGAAAAGCACCCCGGAAGGGGAGTGAAAAAGTTCCTGAAACCATGTGCCTACAAGAAGTTAGAGCCCGTTAATGGGTGATAGCGTGCCTTTTGTAGAATGAACCGGCGAGTTACGATACCATGCAAGGTTAAGGTGGAAAGACCGGAGCCGTAGCGAAAGCGAGTCTGAAATGGGCGAATTAGTATGTTGTTGTAGACCCGAAACCAGGTGACCTACCCATGTCCAGGGTGAAGGTGCGGTAAAACGCACTGGAGGCCCGAACCCGTGCATGTTGAAAAATGCTGGGATGAGGTGTGGGTAGCGGTGAAATTCCAATCGAACTTGGAGATAGCTGGTTCTCTCCGAAATAGCTTTAGGGCTAGCCTCGGAATGTAGCGTGTTGGAGGTAGAGCACTGTTTTGGTGCGGGGCCCATCTCGGGTTACCAAATTAAGATAAACTCCGAATGCCAATCACGTATGTCCGGGAGTCAGACAGTGAGTGATAAGATCCATTGTCGAAAGGGGAACAGCCCAGATCGTCAGTTAAGGTCCCTAAGTGTGTGTTAAGTGGAAAAGGATGTGGAGTTGCATAGACAACTAGGATGTTGGCTTAGAAGCAGCCACCATTTAAAGAGTGCGTAATAGCTCACTAGTCGAGTGATTCTGCGCCGAAAATGTACCGGGGCTAAACACACCACCGAAACTACGGGTGCCACGTAAGTGGCGCGATAGGAGAGCGTTCTAAGGGCGATGAAGTCAGACCGTGAGGACTGGTGGAGCGCTTAGAAGTGAGAATGCCGGTATGAGTAGCGAAAGACAGGTGAGAATCCTGTCCACCGTATGACTAAGGTTTCCTGGGGAAGGCTCGTCCTCCCAGGGTTAGTCGGGACCTAAGGCGAGGCCGAGAGGCGTAGTCGATGGATAACAGGTTGAGATTCCTGTACCAGGTGAACATGTTTGAACGATGGAGGGACGCAGAAGGCTAACGGATCCCAGCTGCTGGATATGCTGGGTTAAATAATAAGTCTTAGATCGAGTTAAATGCTTTATCTTTTAAGGACAAGTTATGATGAGGACCGAAATAAAGTAGGGAAGTCCGTGATGTCACGCTGCCGAGAAAAGCTTCTAGTTAGTGTTTACCTGCCCGTACCGCAAACCGACACAGGTAGTCGAGGAGAGCATCCTAAGGTGAGCGAGTGAACTCTCGTTAAGGAACTCGGCAAAATGACCCCGTAACTTCGGGAGAAGGGGTGCTCAGCGAAAGCTGAGCCGCAGTGAATAGGCCCAGGCGACTGTTTATCAAAAACACAGGTTTCTGCAAAATCGTAAGATGACGTATAGGGGCTGACGCCTGCCCGGTGCTGGAAGGTTAAAAGGAGTGCTTAGCTTCGGCGAAGGTACGAATTGAAGCCCCAGTAAACGGCGGCCGTAACTATAACGGTCCTAAGGTAGCGAAATTCCTTGTCGGGTAAGTTCCGACCCGCACGAAAGGCGTAACGATCTGGGCACTGTCTCAACGAGAGACTCGGTGAAATTTAAATACCCGTGAAGATGCGGGTTACCCGCGACAGGACGGAAAGACCCCATGGAGCTTTACTGTAGCTTGATATTGAGTGTTTGTGCAGCTTGTACAGCATAGGTAGGAGCCGTAGATACCGGGACGCTAGTTTCGGTGGAGGCGTCATTGGGATACTACCCTCGTTGTATGACCACTCTAACTCGCACCACTAAGCGTGGTGGAAGACAGTGTCTGGCAGGCAGTTTGACTGGGGCGGTCGCCTCCTAAAAGGTAACGGAGGCGCCCAAAGGTTCCCTCAGAATGGTTGGAAATCATTCGCAGAGTGTAAAGGCACAAGGGAGCTTGACTGTGAGACTTACCAGTCGAGCAGGTACGAAAGTAGGGCTTAGTGATCCGGTGGTTCCGCATGGAAGGGCCATCGCTCAACGGACAAAAGCTACCCTGGGGATAACAGGCTTATCTCCCCCAAGAGTCCACATCGACGGGGAGGTTTGGCACCTCGATGTCGGCTCATCGCATCCTGGGGCTGTAGTCGGTCCCAAGGGTTGGGCTGTTCGCCCATTAAAGCGGTACGCGAGCTGGGTTCAGAACGTCGTGAGACAGTTCGGTCCCTATCCGTCGCGGGCGTAGGAAATTTGAGAGGAGCTGCCCTTAGTACGAGAGGACCGGGGTGGACGTACCTCTGGTGTATCAGTTGTTCCGCCAGGAGCATCGCTGAGTAGCTATGTACGGATGAGATAAACGCTGAAAGCATCTAAGTGTGAAACTCGCCTCGAGATGAGATTTCCCATTCTTTATGAAGTAAGACCCCTCAGAGATGATGAGGTAGATAGGCTAGAAGTGGAAGTGCGGCGACGCATGGAGCGGACTAGTACTAATGGTTCGAGGACTTAACCAAGTTGAAAACGTGGTGTAAGGCTCAAACGAAGTTTGATTTACAAATTATGATTCAGTTTTGAGAGAGCTAATATTTTCTCAATTAAATAACGTGTCGTGATGATGGCATTGAGGTCACACCTGTTCCCATACCGAACACAGAAGTTAAGCTCAATAGCGCCGAAAGTAGTTGGAGGATCGCTTCCTGCGAGGATAGGACGTCGCGATGCAACGTGAACCGTACCAGAAATGGTACGGTTTTTTTGTGCGCTTAAAAACCTTTAGAGCATGCCTATTATGTCCAAAAAAGTCAGATGAAGAAAAATTCATAATTTTTGTGCTATCCTTTGCAAAAAAGTACGGAGGCCCATTGGTATGAATCGAAAGATAATGACTGGGATTGGTGCGGCAGTTGTGGCCGTACTAGGTGTGAACGGGACCGCATTAGCGGATGAACAAGAAAATGGACAGCAAGATCAGCCACAACAAACGGTAACGGAAACTGCGCCGATTGAGAATGCGGTGGTGGTCGTGACAGACGAAGAAAGTAATGCAGCTAGTGAAGCTGTTGTGGCGGATGAAAGTGAAGCAGCAAAATCAGAAAGCGTTGCAGAATCATCTGCTGCATCAGAGAACACGGATGAGAGTGTTATATCCGATTCATCGGCGGACAGTACAGTCGCAAGTTCAGAGGCCGAAAGCGTTGCGAATAGCTCGGTCGCAACACCGTCAGCTAGCTCACAAGCATCGACAACTAGTAGTGCTTCAGTAGCATCAACTGACAAGGCTGACAGCGCTACTAGCTCAGTGGCATCTGATATTCAAAAGCCGTCAATATTGATTGGTAAGGCACCGGTTTCAAGTGCAGCTGCAAAGCAAGAATCAGTTGCTAAGACACCAGCTAAAGAAGCAACAAATAATCAAACAAAAACGACCGCACCGGCAGCGCCAACCGAAAAGAATGGTTATGTGGACGGAGTATT harbors:
- a CDS encoding GyrI-like domain-containing protein, with the translated sequence MKYDFKKMAAVEFNSTKRPKQVVVPSHSYFEIHGTGNPNDALFPDYIAALYSVAYPTKMAFKKADSSLHGIYTDYTVPPLLGDWTISRVAVDRGAWTKDDFVFRLRMLIPDFVPIALAEKMLLDAKAAGKSKLIDKVDIVTLPEKRVVQMLHVGPYDDEQISFDHIEMFLNQHQLVRTSQNHTEYYLNDARRIAPDRLKTVLEVEVAPK
- a CDS encoding ASCH domain-containing protein, encoding MKPAEEAYWNQFKEEHNLPNAVFGSAGSFGTSPSQADELAQLTLAGEKTATASAYELYQLEGEQIPTANSCYDILLDGSGNPVAVLCTKEVSVVPYHQVGSDHAYAEGEGDKSLETWRRTHGEFFQREFAEVGEIVDFSRLHVVLEKFEVVYALPLAA
- a CDS encoding TrmH family RNA methyltransferase; the encoded protein is MSKIDLKNAIDYRNLGDDFKGMTNDDIMQALDQRRGYMITALQNLTHDFNKATAVRNHNAFSGREIVFLNPENPMDPENEEGAKKWNKTGAVGAQHYEHIKHRKITDYQALFDEWHAEGYTIYAVDNTPGYELHNVFETEFPEKSVFLFGEEQIGLADELIQAADKMIYIPQTGSVRSLNVSVAHGIIAALYTAQHPVPEN
- a CDS encoding alpha/beta hydrolase is translated as MYRQLFVFGSRILGLNHVWQLSGKELWEELASKPATAAEPSAKLRHEFEVVSEEYMEILVPKDFNLHKPTTIMLYLHGGGFIEPITAYHWHFIGDLVRNTNIPCAVLDYPLVPHATLDEIYERVHQAIWRLRHTYDDCDIVLVGDSAGAQIALGYVQLMEAFPIKRIVAISPMVDMTLANPDIEDAAKHDPVLSLNAMPDLIEAIRGSHDIVEPIVSPINGNFDHQKILLISGTRDLTNPDNRIFAKKFADSVTYIEGTGLPHAYPIWPLTRNLAAKNQIYDFIMG